GAGAACCTGGTGCGCCGTCTGGCCCTGGTGGAAGCGGCCCGTGCCGCCACCACGGCCCAGCCCGCCAGCCGGAGCGAGGCGCAGCAGCTGCGCTATGATTTTTGCGATGCGATGGATGACGTGCTGGCGCTGGAGCCGGTGATTCCGGACATGGCGCAGGCCAGCCGCATACGCCGCATGGAGCTGGAGCTGGCTGCTTCTCTGGCCAGTCTGCGTTCCGGCACGCTGGCCACCCTGGCCGAAGCCGCCCGCCGTGCGCCGGAGGTGGTGACCATCACTCCGGCCTGTGTGCTGCCTTCGCTGGCCCTCTGCTACCGCCAGAGCGGCGGCGTGGACCTGGAGGCCGATCTGGTGGCCCGTAACCGCCTCATCCATCCGGGCTTCGTGCCCGTGGAACCGCTGGAGGTGCTGCGTGGCTGACGACATCACCCTGCGCATCGATGGCGTGGACTGGACCTACTGGACCTCTGTGCAGGTCTCCCGCCAGATGGATGCCATCGCCGGGACCTTTTCCCTCTCGCTGGCTGACAAATGGATCGGCGGCGCCCAGGCGCTGCCCATCGCTGCGGGCATGGCCTGCCAGATACTCATCGGCGGCGAGCAGGTCATGGACGGCTATATCGACCAGGTCAAACCCGCCTTTTCCGCTACGGCGCACGGCATCAGCGTCACCGGCCGCGACAAAAGCGCCGATCTGGTGGACTGCGCCGCCCTCCTCAGCCCCGGCCAGTGGCTCAACTGCACCGTGCTCCAGCTGGCGCAGGAACTGGCCCGCCCCTTCGGGGTCAGCGTCAGGGCCGAAGGCGACGTGGGCGCGCCCATTGCCAGCTTCAAGCTGGAGGAAGGCGAGACCGCCTTCGAGGCTCTGGACCGTGCCCTGCGCCAGCGGGAGCTTATGGCCTGCCCCGACGGCAAGGGCGGCATGGTGCTGCTCAAGGCCGGAGCGGGCACAGCCAGCGGCAGCCTGCGGCAGGGGGAGAACATCCTTTCGGCCGAGGGGCAATTCGATATGGCCGACCGTTTTTCCGACTACATCGTCAAGGGCCAGAAGCCCGGCACCGATACTGGCTGGGGCAAGGAGGCCTGCGCCGTGCGCG
This DNA window, taken from uncultured Desulfovibrio sp., encodes the following:
- a CDS encoding phage baseplate assembly protein yields the protein MADDITLRIDGVDWTYWTSVQVSRQMDAIAGTFSLSLADKWIGGAQALPIAAGMACQILIGGEQVMDGYIDQVKPAFSATAHGISVTGRDKSADLVDCAALLSPGQWLNCTVLQLAQELARPFGVSVRAEGDVGAPIASFKLEEGETAFEALDRALRQRELMACPDGKGGMVLLKAGAGTASGSLRQGENILSAEGQFDMADRFSDYIVKGQKPGTDTGWGKEACAVRGQYRDQAVQRYRPMIIRAEQSGDAGNAHQRAAWECSVRAARAVTVTATVQGFRQQGVGREQSGPLWQLNQMVDVDLPYLRISQRLLVAGVEFRRDATSGSTTRLTLRDPAAFAPEPKAEATGGAKGGGGNARMEKEVDLQTRLAQDAAARQKAIK